A genomic stretch from Cyprinus carpio isolate SPL01 chromosome A12, ASM1834038v1, whole genome shotgun sequence includes:
- the pagr1 gene encoding PAXIP1-associated glutamate-rich protein 1 → MQAAEDAQGSLAERVESLGVSEREKTAGEEKTEETTEAPKETITEDYANAEGDKEPMNAEEQREGEMNGGCEGQLQQTEEDWEIPYSDEEMEDTENWMPAPEEIKRLYEILAKGEMLELKWEPLPRRPPTPPCTPSPERDGDDSQEAKEDENQHKALTPTEFDFDEEQTMATPKNSFLSRRRTPGSSGRSSVKREARLDKVLSDMKRHRKIEEQILRTGRDLFKSDKARAGPVVEKPLSPNSQREREKERERDSDPSTVFSPRQRRY, encoded by the exons ATGCAGGCGGCAGAGGACGCGCAGGGGTCGCTCGCGGAGCGCGTGGAGTCTCTGGGAGTGAGTGAACGGGAGAAAACCGCGGGAGAAGAGAAAACAGAAGAGACAACTGAAGCCCCAAAAGAGACTATAACAGAGGATTACGCGA ATGCAGAAGGAGACAAAGAACCCATGAATGCGGAggagcagagagagggagagatgaatGGAGGCTGTGAAGGACAGCTGCAGCAGACGGAGGAGGACTGGGAGATCCCTTACAGCGATGAGGAGATGGAGGACACGGAGAACTGGATGCCCGCGCCCGAGGAGATCAAGCGGCTGTATGAGATTCTGGCTAAAGGAGAGATGCTGGAGCTGAAGTGGGAGCCGCTCCCACGCCGACCTCCGACCCCACCGTGCACCCCCTCACCTGAGAGAGACGGAGACGACTCGCAGGAGGCCAAAGAAGATGAGAACCAGCACaa GGCCCTCACACCAACTGAATTTGATTTCGATGAGGAACAGACTATGGCAACTCCCAAAAACTCTTTTCTCAGTCGCCGAAGAACACCAG GTTCCTCTGGCCGCTCGTCGGTCAAGCGTGAGGCCCGGCTGGACAAAGTGCTGTCGGACATGAAGCGGCACAGAAAAATCGAGGAGCAGATTCTAAGGACAGGTCGCGATCTTTTTAAAAGCGATAAAGCACGGGCGGGGCCTGTGGTGGAAAAGCCCTTATCACCCAACAGTCAGCGAGAGCGGGAAAAAGAGCGAGAGCGAGACAGCGACCCCAGCACTGTCTTCAGTCCCAGACAGAGGAGATACTGA